In Bacteriovorax sp. PP10, the genomic window TTATCTTTTTGTTTTAAAAAGACATCAATCTCTTCAATAGACATTTGATCAAGGGCCACAATAATTCTATCTAAGCTCATTAGTGTTTCATTTCCTGTAGTGCAAGAGGGATGATTTCCATATCGTTCGTTCCAATCAATGCTTCAACCACGGCCTTGATATTCTCAGGGCGAGTAAAACATGGGATCGCGTATTGGATAGCAGAGTTTCTAATATGCTCTCCATCATTTTGCGACTGCCCTTGGTTTTGTGGAGTATTGAAAACCATTTTCATATTTTCATCTTTTAAGGCCTCAAGAATCGTTAACCCTTCTTCATCAAGTTTGTTAACCAGTTCACAAGGAATCCCTTGTTTTTTAATATAGTCACAAGTTCCAGATGTCGCGATAAACTTAAACCCAATTCTATGAAGGGACTTCAAGTATGGAAGAATCATTTCTTTCGTTTGGTCTGCAAGACTTAAAAGGATTTTTCCTTTCTTTGAAATATTCGGGTAGTTCCCTTGATAAGATTTTAAAATGGCCGCTTCTTTATCGCGGTCAATTCCCATCGTCTCACCAGTCGATCTCATTTTAGGCCCGAGTAAAATATTGTCCTGAATGAATCTGTCGAATGGGAAAGTCGATTGTTTTACCGAGAAGTAACCGGTAATTGGTTGCTCAAGGGCATCGATCTTATCTCCAAGCATCGCATCTGTGGCAATCTTTGGAAGAGAAATATTATAGGCCTTACTTAAGAACGGAAGAGTTCTCGATCCTCTTGGATTAGCTTCGATACAATAAATTTTTCCGTCTTTGATCGCGTACTGGAAGTTAATCGGTCCCACGATTCCCAATTCATTAGCTAGAGCAAATGAAATAGATTTTAGCTCATTAAAATTTTTCTGAGTTAAAACAACAGGAGGAGTGATCATTCCCGAGTCACCTGAGTGGACTCCGGCAAATTCGATATGCTCACAAACCGTAAAACAGAAGTTTCCAAATTGATCGCGGACTAAATCCACATCGTATTCAATTGCGTTTTCAAGATAGTTTTCAACCTGGAAAACTGTATTTGAGTTTTGCAGCTGATCTTTAAAAGCTTGTGGCAATTGGTTTAAGTCATCGTGTCCGTAGAAAATGTACATCGATTCACCACCGATAACATAACTTGGTCTGATGATAACAGGAAAGCCGATATCAACCATGGCATTCACTAATTCTTTGTGACCTGAAACTTCTCTTGCTTGAGTTTGAGATAATTGAGTTTTTCTTGTGATCTCGCTGAAGAGTTTTCTATCTTCAGTTAACTCTAAAACATTCCAAGTAGGTCCAAGGAAATTAATTTTGAAGAAGTCCTGACGGAAACTTCTTTCTAGATGCTCTCTTAATTGAATCCCTGTTTGACCTGAGAAAGAAGCGATAACACCAAAAGGTTTTTCGTTAATTAAGATATCGAATAAATCTTCAGAGTATAGTGGCGATAAATAAAGTCTGTTCGAGCTATCATAGTCAGTTGAAACCGTTTCAGGGTTTGAATTGATCATGATGGACTGAATACCTTTTTCTTTTAGTCTCTCGCAAGATTTTACACAAGAGTAGTCGAACTCAATTCCCTGGCCGATTCTATTTGGGCCTGATCCTAAAATCGCTACTGATTTCCCTTTTAGAGAAAGAGATTCAGCTTCGTTTTCTTCCGCATAAGTAGAGTAGAAGTAAGGAGTTTCAACTGGGAATTCTCCCGAGCAAGTATCAACGGCTTTATAAACTGGGAAGATGTTGTGCTTGAAGCGGTACTCTAAAATTTCTTTTTGAGATCTGTTCATCATGAAAGCTAGATGCTTATCAGAGAATCCAAGTTTTTTGTAATCAACAAATTCTTCGCGCTCCATGTTCATGTCTTTATGAGCATGAGAAGTAGCAACGTCGTGTTTTAATTTCTTTTCAGCTTCAACTAGTAAAATCATCTGGTCGATAAACCAGTGAGTGATTTTTGTAATGTCGAAGATCTCTTGTTTTGTCATTCCGAAGCGAAGAGCTTCAAGAACTGTTAGCAGAGAGAGTTCATTGGCCGTGCTTAGTCTCTTTACCAGATACTCGCGGTTTAATTCAACCGGTGCATTTTTTAATTGTGATAATGATGGAACTTCAAGTCCCATTTCCAGAGCGCGTAGTGCTTTTAAGAAAGCTTCATTAAAACTTCCACCAAGAGCTAAAACTTCTCCAACTGATCTCATCTGAGGTCCAAGAGTTTGAGAAGAACTTGGGAATTTATTGAAAGGGAATATTGGAATTTTTAAAGCAACGTAGTCCAGTGTTGGCTCGAATGCTACGGGAGATGCTTTCGTAATATCGTTTAAAATTTCTGAAAGAGTGTATCCAATAGAAAGAAGAGCTGAGATTTTCGCAATCGGGTAGCCGGTTGCTTTTGAAGCAAGGGCAGACGATCTTGAAACACGTGGGTTCATTTCAATAACAGTAATGTCATCTTCATTGTCTGGATTGATGGCGAACTGAACATTTGCTCCACCAGCGACAACTCCCATATGTTTGGCAATTGTCAGAGTCATTGTACGAAGCTGTTGCATACAACGATCACTGATCGTCATTGCTGGAGCAACCGTAATTGAATCTCCCGTATGCACACCACAAGGATCGACGTTTTCAATCGAACAGATGATGACACCGTTACGTTCACAGTCGACCATGACTTCAAGTTCAATCTCTTTTTGGCCAACAAGGGATTTCTCCATTGTTACCGGAAATTTGATATCTGAAGTAAAAACTTCTTTTAATTCTTTTGTATTATAAACAAGGGCCGCACCTTTTCCACCAAGAGCGAAATCGCGTCTGATGATAAGAGGGAATTCTACAAGATCTGTGGCCATTTTTAGAGCTTCAGCTTCGCTATTAGCTGTAAAACGTTTGCCTGTCTGGTATCCAAGCTTATCTAGTTCTTTTGCAAAAAGAGCACGGTCTTCAGTCTTTTTAATTGTATCAACGTTTGCTCCAAGTAGAGCTACGTTGTGTTCTTTTAAGAAGTTCTCTTCTTCTAGTTCAACACAAAGGTTAAGTGCAGTCTGCCCACCCATTGTTGATAAAACGGCATCGACTTTTTCTTTAATGATGATTTTTTTAATGGTCTCTTTAGTGATGGGCTCAATATAAGTGCGCGTACACATTTCAGGGTCAGTCATAATTGTCGCTGGGTTTGAATTCAGCAGGACAACATCAATTCCTTCTTCCTTAAGAGATTTTAGTGCTTGAGTTCCAGAGTAGTCGAACTCAGAGGCCTGACCAATTTTAATTGGGCCTGAGCCGATCAGAAGGATTCTCTTATAAGGAGTTTCTTTCTTAAGACGGTTTGAAAGTTTATTGAATGGGAAAAGTTTTTTTGTATCAATTGGAGCATGACTCTTTGATTTTAAAAACTCACGCACTTCCAGAAAGAATTCATGAGCATCATGAGGCCCTGGATTTGCTTCAGGGTGAAACTGCACTGATTTTAAAAAGTGATCAGAACTTGCGATCCCTTCAATCGAGTCATCGAATAAAGATGTGTGTTGAACGAAAAGCTCTTTTTTAAGAGAGTTCTCTACACGCATTTGGTGAAATGATTCTGTATCAATCGCATAACCATGGTTTTGAGACGTGATCACAATTTTATTAGTGATATGGTCGATAACCGGATGGTTGGCACCACGTTGTCCAAAAGGAAGTTTTAGGATTTTTATTCCTAAAGCTAAAGCAATCAGCTGGTGACCTAAGCAGATCGCGCGAACTGGAATGTTCAGAGTTAAAATATCTTTTACAACGGCAATTTCTTGCGTGAAGTTTCTTGGATCTCCAGGACCATTCGATAAGAAAATCAGTCTTGGATTATATTTTTTAATTGTATCGACAGTGGCATTGTGGGGAAGACTCACTAGTGGAACTTTTAGATCCATTAACTGAGTGATGATCGCTTCTTTAATCCCGTAGTTCATAAGAACGATTGGGTTTTCACCCGGGATATGAACGATGGCATCTTTTTGAGAAACTAGTGGAAGATCATCTGTTAGAAGACGAGCTTTATTGAAAGCTTCTTTATTCGGAGTTGTCGCACTAAATGTTAGAACAGATTTATGTGATGATGATTTTTTACTGGTTAAGTAACGAACCAGCTTTCTTGTATCCGCACCTGAAAAAAGTGGGATATCAATATTGTCTAAGAAGTCGTTGTGTGAAAAATTTCTGGCGATGAGGCAAGTCGCATGTGATTTTTTCGACTGCATGATTCTCTCATCTACAGCGTAATTTCCGATGTGAGCGTTGGTGAAGATAATATGCTGACCGAGAAAGGAAGGGTCAGTCATTGTTTCCTGATAACCGCTCATTCCTGTGGTGAAAGCTGCCTCTCCCCAAATTCCTGTTGTTAGTTCGGCATCAGTTTCATCTCTATTCACGTAACCTTTAAAAGACGTCCCGTCCTCAAAGTGAAGATAGGCCTTCGATTTTTTTAGTTTGAGATTAAAACTTCTCTCCATTAATTCTTCCAATGTTTGAATCGTTATTTAATAGCATGGCCTCAATAATGGCCATTCTCATAGGGATTGAATTTTCAACTTGCAGGTAGCCTTTATATAAAGACGATTTTATCAGTGCCTGGTCTAGTTCCACGCCAATATTGGCAGGGCCTGGATGCAGAACTGGTACAAGCTTATTTAATTTTTTTAATAGGTCTAAACTCACACCATTAGTTTCAAGGTAGTGGTCATCTGAATTATTTGAATCGGCGTGACGCTCTTTTTGAATTCTCAAAAGATAAATAAAGTCGCTTCTCTTAACGGTTTCATCTCTGTTTGTTGAAAGTTCAACATTAGGAGGCAAGGTCGAAGCGTCTGGTAAAAATTCTTTTGGGCCACTTAAAATAATTTTCATTCCATATTGTGGAAGAAGCTTCATTAAAGAATGGGCCACACGGGAGTGAATATTGTCGCCGATAATGGAAATGGTTTTTCCTTCTAGATCGGGAGACAATTCTAATAGCGTGAAGAGGTCTAAAAGGGCCTGAGAAGGGTGTTCATTCACACCGTCGCCACCATTAACTAACTTAATAGGAGGGGCGTCTTTAAACTGCGCTAATTGATTTGAGACACTCGATCTGAAAACGCAAAGGTTGACCCCTTGGTAAAAAAGAGTCAGGAATGTTTCTTCTAAGCTCTCGCCCTTTTTTAAACTTGATGTTTCTGCATTAAAGTCTAAATAAAGCCCGCCTAATCTTCTGATAGCAACAGCGAAAGAATGTTTAGTTCTAGTCGAGTTTTCTAAAAATGAAGTGGCAATGATGGGTTTGGGAGTCGTATTAAAAGGAGATAGCTGTGGATTGTTTTTGAAATGCTGGGAACGAGAGACAAGTACTTCGATCTGTTCTAGGGAAAGATCGTCGATACTTTCAAGTAATGAAGGAAATGAAGCCATTTTCTTCCTTGTTAAGTCTTGTTATGCTATTTTTTAAGCATAAAAAGTACTCGTTTTTTGGATTTGTAATAGTCTATATAAAGAATGAACCGTTTGAAAAGAATTTTGTGATGAAAAAAATTGATCCTAACAATCAGCTGCAAATCGAGTCATTATTAAATGAATGTAAGGGGAATCTCTTCGAATTCCTCGTTGCACAATCGCTTTCACGCCGCTTTAAGAAAGAAGACCTCTTTTTAATAAGCCTTCCTCGCGATTTTCGCGGGCGCTTACAGTTTTATGAAGAGACGATCCGCGAATTTGACTCAGATCTTCTTAAAAATCTTCCGATTCTGGCCAACAGTGTGGCCGAAAAATTAGAAAATCATCCACTTTTTAAAAATAAATCCCATTTCAGTTTTTCGGTAATCGGAAAGATGGTGGCGACTAATGATAACTCTGTCTGGAATGAAACAGATATCGTGGCGATCGAAGAATTAGAAGACGGAAGTTCTAAAAAATATTTTATCAGTTTAAAACTTACAAAAGATCACAGTTATACGAATACAAAAAGTGCCGGGATTAAAAGCTTCATTGAAAAGTATTTTACAACGCTAGGTCCGGAAGCGGCCGTCTTTCAGAAAAAATTGAACCTCGAAGTCGATGAATCATTTCATATGATGGGCCACAAGCTTTATACGATGATTGATCAGGAGTTTAAGGGGAGTTTCGATGCACGCTGGAGTCAGAGCTATACAGAGCTTCCAGGAGAGCTTCCTGATGAAATGAAAGAAGTGGTTTACCTAAACTATTCTCGCGTGGCCCAAAAGGTTCGTGAGTTCTTAGGTGCCCTTCATAAATCCGATCCACAAAAATTCTATCAATCTCTGCATGCACTTTGTGGATTTGGAAATCCTGATATTATTCAGGTTCATTGTTTCCACCAGAATGCGCAGTTAAAAGATATTTTAATTAAGGCCCATGGCGATCTTTTTAGTAATGACCCAGCTGAGATTGTGGTGAAAGAGCTAAACTCTGGAGCGAGTTCGTTCGATATAGCTTTTAAAAAGTTTGTCCTCCAGATTAGAGTGAAGCCAATGAATAAATTTACGACTGCAGCTTATAAAATCAACTGCTCGATAAAAATGAAAGGAGCAAGTGATGAATAAGGCCCTATTTCTCGACCGCGACGGAATATTAAATCTTGATAAGGGTTACGTTTATAAATGGGACGACCTGGTCTGGATGGAAGAGATTTTTGAAATCATTAAAATGGCCAATGACCGCGGATATAAAGTGATTATTCTTACAAACCAATCGGGGATTCACCGTGGGATGTATACGAGAGAAGATGTTCATTTACTTCACAAGCAAATGGAAGAGCATTTAACGAAAAAGGGTCTGCATATAGACGACTGGTTCTACTGTGCCGAAATGGACAGCATCGACCGCAAGCCTCGTCCGGGAATGCTTCTGTCCGCACAAAAAAAGCACAATATCGATCTGGAAAAATCATTTATGGTAGGCGATAAGGCCACTGATATTTTTGAAACTGATGGATCGTTCAAGAGACCTATGACTTTTTTAATTCGTGGTAACTACGACCTCACTCACCCCGATATTGGGTCGGGGGTAAAGGTTTTTGAAAATCATGCCGAAGTGTTGGAAGAATTAAAAAAGAGATTATGAAAAACCAAGAAACTTCATTCATTATGAATTTCACTTTGCCCATTGAGGCAAAGGAGCTTTTTACTTTTGTAGCAAGACCTGAAAATATGGTTTTATACACAGGATGTTTTCTTATTCCCGGAATTAAGAATGTTGTTTCAAGCGATAGCGTGAGAAAAGTCGGAACAATTGATGCAGTTTCTAATACTGATGGAAGTTCTCATGATGCTCGCACGGTGATTTTAGATTTTGGAAGTAGATACTCTCTTTATCTGGATAATTTCCAGATGATTGGATTTAAATCGAAGCTTGCGACTCCCATTATTGCCTTCAAAGAAGACTGGATTTTAACTCCTGACGGACAATCAACACACGTTAAAAGATCCATAGATATCGTCTACAAAAGAGGGCTCCTAAATACCCTGTTTGTGAAGTATTTTATCACCCCACAATTGTACTTTTCCTTCTTAAAACACCACCAGAATATCGTTAAAGCTTTCGCCTAATTCATCGACACTTTAATAGGGCCGTCAAAAGTTTAGACACTAAGGTCTTTCTAATCCCTGATTATCAAAAGGCCGTTTTTGGCACTCTTAATGCAATTACTTCCATGATTCAATAATCCTGGAGTAATCATGAAAGCAATGCTTTTAAGCTTCTTTTTAGTCAATTTAGCGTTTGGTTCTAACTCGTATGCTCATGACTTAAGTCTTAAGTATTCTAGTGCCGTTAAAGACGCTGATAAAAAGGTTATGGAAGTTGCCATGGAAGAAGTGGCAGAGTTATTACCAGCAAAACTAAAGGCCAATCTTCCAAAAAATATTGAAATCAAGATTGCAAAATTATCTGACCATAAAGTGATTCCAGATGAAGTGTGTGCGACAACAGATGCCCATACTAAGGATTCAATAGATGCATCTAAAGATAAGAAGAAACCTTTTATCTACGGTATGTACCAACAGATGGGAAATTCCCTGACAATCAATACAGCGGTTCTTTCTGAACTAGCTAAAGGAAAAGACAGTTCAAAGCGTATTAATTGCCAACATAAGTCTTTATATGAGCAGGCCATTGCGACAATTGTGCATGAGTTAACTCACGCTTACGATTTTAACAGTGGAAAAATTTCAAACTC contains:
- the carB gene encoding carbamoyl-phosphate synthase large subunit, with product MERSFNLKLKKSKAYLHFEDGTSFKGYVNRDETDAELTTGIWGEAAFTTGMSGYQETMTDPSFLGQHIIFTNAHIGNYAVDERIMQSKKSHATCLIARNFSHNDFLDNIDIPLFSGADTRKLVRYLTSKKSSSHKSVLTFSATTPNKEAFNKARLLTDDLPLVSQKDAIVHIPGENPIVLMNYGIKEAIITQLMDLKVPLVSLPHNATVDTIKKYNPRLIFLSNGPGDPRNFTQEIAVVKDILTLNIPVRAICLGHQLIALALGIKILKLPFGQRGANHPVIDHITNKIVITSQNHGYAIDTESFHQMRVENSLKKELFVQHTSLFDDSIEGIASSDHFLKSVQFHPEANPGPHDAHEFFLEVREFLKSKSHAPIDTKKLFPFNKLSNRLKKETPYKRILLIGSGPIKIGQASEFDYSGTQALKSLKEEGIDVVLLNSNPATIMTDPEMCTRTYIEPITKETIKKIIIKEKVDAVLSTMGGQTALNLCVELEEENFLKEHNVALLGANVDTIKKTEDRALFAKELDKLGYQTGKRFTANSEAEALKMATDLVEFPLIIRRDFALGGKGAALVYNTKELKEVFTSDIKFPVTMEKSLVGQKEIELEVMVDCERNGVIICSIENVDPCGVHTGDSITVAPAMTISDRCMQQLRTMTLTIAKHMGVVAGGANVQFAINPDNEDDITVIEMNPRVSRSSALASKATGYPIAKISALLSIGYTLSEILNDITKASPVAFEPTLDYVALKIPIFPFNKFPSSSQTLGPQMRSVGEVLALGGSFNEAFLKALRALEMGLEVPSLSQLKNAPVELNREYLVKRLSTANELSLLTVLEALRFGMTKQEIFDITKITHWFIDQMILLVEAEKKLKHDVATSHAHKDMNMEREEFVDYKKLGFSDKHLAFMMNRSQKEILEYRFKHNIFPVYKAVDTCSGEFPVETPYFYSTYAEENEAESLSLKGKSVAILGSGPNRIGQGIEFDYSCVKSCERLKEKGIQSIMINSNPETVSTDYDSSNRLYLSPLYSEDLFDILINEKPFGVIASFSGQTGIQLREHLERSFRQDFFKINFLGPTWNVLELTEDRKLFSEITRKTQLSQTQAREVSGHKELVNAMVDIGFPVIIRPSYVIGGESMYIFYGHDDLNQLPQAFKDQLQNSNTVFQVENYLENAIEYDVDLVRDQFGNFCFTVCEHIEFAGVHSGDSGMITPPVVLTQKNFNELKSISFALANELGIVGPINFQYAIKDGKIYCIEANPRGSRTLPFLSKAYNISLPKIATDAMLGDKIDALEQPITGYFSVKQSTFPFDRFIQDNILLGPKMRSTGETMGIDRDKEAAILKSYQGNYPNISKKGKILLSLADQTKEMILPYLKSLHRIGFKFIATSGTCDYIKKQGIPCELVNKLDEEGLTILEALKDENMKMVFNTPQNQGQSQNDGEHIRNSAIQYAIPCFTRPENIKAVVEALIGTNDMEIIPLALQEMKH
- a CDS encoding aspartate/ornithine carbamoyltransferase family protein codes for the protein MASFPSLLESIDDLSLEQIEVLVSRSQHFKNNPQLSPFNTTPKPIIATSFLENSTRTKHSFAVAIRRLGGLYLDFNAETSSLKKGESLEETFLTLFYQGVNLCVFRSSVSNQLAQFKDAPPIKLVNGGDGVNEHPSQALLDLFTLLELSPDLEGKTISIIGDNIHSRVAHSLMKLLPQYGMKIILSGPKEFLPDASTLPPNVELSTNRDETVKRSDFIYLLRIQKERHADSNNSDDHYLETNGVSLDLLKKLNKLVPVLHPGPANIGVELDQALIKSSLYKGYLQVENSIPMRMAIIEAMLLNNDSNIGRINGEKF
- a CDS encoding D-glycero-alpha-D-manno-heptose-1,7-bisphosphate 7-phosphatase — encoded protein: MNKALFLDRDGILNLDKGYVYKWDDLVWMEEIFEIIKMANDRGYKVIILTNQSGIHRGMYTREDVHLLHKQMEEHLTKKGLHIDDWFYCAEMDSIDRKPRPGMLLSAQKKHNIDLEKSFMVGDKATDIFETDGSFKRPMTFLIRGNYDLTHPDIGSGVKVFENHAEVLEELKKRL